GTCGCCGCGGTTGTCCGGTGTCGGGCTGGAGTTCACCACGTCGGACACGTAGGGATAGGTATCGCCATCGGCATCGGTGAACACGATGGTGCCGTCGAGACGGGGGTCGCGGTCGTCCACGAAGGACTCCTCGCGGTACTCAAACCCCGCCAGCGCCGCCACCGGGCCGGCGGGCAGGTTGAACAGGTCGTTGTTGGAGAATTTCACGTCGAAGCTTTTCAGCTCGCTCTTGCTGTCGCGGCGCACGTCGACCAAAGCGCGCTCGATATTGCTGTTCACGCCCCCGCTCAGCGGGTTGTACGCAGCCTCGGTAGGATCGTTGAGGGCTTCCTGCATCAGCAGGTTGGAAACGCGGTTGTGGGTGACGTCGCTTTTCTCGTCGCGGTTCCAGAGTACAGCGGTATCCCAGTCCCAGTTGCCCAGGCTGCCGCGCAGGCCTTGCAGCAGACGGATATTCTCGCCGTCGTTGTCGATGATCCGGGGCACTTCCGCAAAGCGGTAATTGTCCAGGGTCATGTCGACACCCCAGGGGTTGTAGTAGTTGTCGGCGCCAAAGATCAGTTTGGACGCGGTGAAGGATGCCGCCGGGTGGGCGCGCTTGTTGGTGCTGGAGCGGTAGTAACCGATCTCGGAGAAGCTCTCGATACCGTTGCCCAGGTCGTGATTCACAAACACGAACAGGTTGTTGCGCTCGAGTTGCGAGCTCACATCGCGGAATTCGTTGAGGTTGTAGCGCACCGTGCCCTGGCCGTCGACGGCGCCGCACACCTGGTCATTGATGGCGTACTCGCAGCGCTCGTCGCCCACCGGGTAGACCTCAAGTTCGCCACTGCCGTCGGTGATGCCATCGAGACGGCCCGAGTCCACCATATCCAGCTGCGGGTACAGGGAGTTGGCGCTGTCGTTACGGAACGCGGTATCGCCGTACCAGGGGGAGTCTTCCGGCACCAGCTCCATCAGATCGGAATTCGCCCAGCGCGAATCCTCGGAAGCGGTGATGCGGTCCCGTCGGTAATGGCTGAAGAAAGTGCTTACATTGGTGCGGCCCTCGTTGAAGGTCTCGCCCCACTCGATGCTCAGGTTCTGGGCATCGCGTTCGAAGTGATCGTATTCGGTCTGCTTGAAGGAAATGCTGAAGCCCTCGAAATCGCTCTTCAGCACATTGTTCACCACCCCGGCTACCGCATCGGCGCCATAAATGGCGGAGGCGCCGTCGCGCAGCACTTCCACCCGCGCCAGCCCGGAGGTCGGCAGCATGTTTGAGTTGACGGTTACCACCGGCACAAAACTGCCGCCGATTTCTTCTGTCTGGTAGGCCGCGGCGTTCACCACGCGGCGACCGTTCAGCAGCACCAGAGTGTTGCCGGTCCCCAGATTGCGCAGGTTAAAGGCGCCGATATCACCGCGCGCCGCATTCACCCCACCACTCAGGGTTTCCGCCTCATTGAAAAAGTTTTGCCCGTTCTCGGGGATCATGGCGAGCAGTTCGTCGCCGGAGTCGACGCCAAGAACTTCGATATCGTCGGCGCTGATTACCGATACGGCCAGAGCTTCATTGATCTTGGCACCCTTGATCTGGGTGCCGACCACCGATACTTCTTCCAGTGACTGCTCTTTACCGACACTCTTTGTGGCGGATGTTTGCTTGCTGTCGCCGGCGGCCTGGTCCTGAATGGCCAGGGCCAGCGGGCTCAACAGCATGCCCGAAATCAGGCCGATACCTGACATCGCGCCGAAGGAGCGCTTGAGGCGCGGTTGGGATATCGCTGTTCTATGATCGGCTTTTAGGCTCATGGCGTTTTTGCTCATGGTATGTACCTGTTATTTTTTTAATTGTGAGTGCTCGGATAGCACCGCCGGGGTACCTCTAACCCTTAACAACGCATGAGACAGGGAAAACCCCTACTAAGCGGAAACGGAAATTCAGTCGCTAATGAATCCCGGGCGGGTGGGGGTGGGAGATTGATTGAGGGGAATATGTTGCTGCGGGGTGTGTTTTTGCACTGTCGCAGGCTTGGATGTTGCCGGGTTGTGAATACCGAAACCGAGGCCCACAGCGATCAGTAACAGCACTGCAATGGCCTGCCAATTGGCCCGGCGCGACGGTGATGGCCACACATCGGTGGCCGGTGCCCCGGTAACCGGCGGTGGGGTTTGCGGAAAAAGAAATACCTGGGGCGCATCGATCTGTCCCCGCACTTGTGACAGGGTGGCAGTGCGGGCATAGAGTTGCGACAGCTCTTCAAATGCCCAGCGGTGCAGTGGATCTTCATCCAGCCACACAGACAGGCGCTGGCGTTCATCCAGCGAGACGTGATCGGCATCCAGGCGCGCCAGCCAGGCTGAGGCCTGGTCCATCACCTCGTCGGGAATGCCGATACAGAGCCACTCATCCAGCTGCAACGTCTTGATCCTTCTCATGTTGGAGGGTGGATTGAGATGGGCATTCCGCTCCCCGGCCGGTGTTTCTCAGTTG
This is a stretch of genomic DNA from Microbulbifer bruguierae. It encodes these proteins:
- a CDS encoding FecR/PupR family sigma factor regulator, which codes for MQLDEWLCIGIPDEVMDQASAWLARLDADHVSLDERQRLSVWLDEDPLHRWAFEELSQLYARTATLSQVRGQIDAPQVFLFPQTPPPVTGAPATDVWPSPSRRANWQAIAVLLLIAVGLGFGIHNPATSKPATVQKHTPQQHIPLNQSPTPTRPGFISD
- a CDS encoding TonB-dependent receptor domain-containing protein, producing the protein MSKNAMSLKADHRTAISQPRLKRSFGAMSGIGLISGMLLSPLALAIQDQAAGDSKQTSATKSVGKEQSLEEVSVVGTQIKGAKINEALAVSVISADDIEVLGVDSGDELLAMIPENGQNFFNEAETLSGGVNAARGDIGAFNLRNLGTGNTLVLLNGRRVVNAAAYQTEEIGGSFVPVVTVNSNMLPTSGLARVEVLRDGASAIYGADAVAGVVNNVLKSDFEGFSISFKQTEYDHFERDAQNLSIEWGETFNEGRTNVSTFFSHYRRDRITASEDSRWANSDLMELVPEDSPWYGDTAFRNDSANSLYPQLDMVDSGRLDGITDGSGELEVYPVGDERCEYAINDQVCGAVDGQGTVRYNLNEFRDVSSQLERNNLFVFVNHDLGNGIESFSEIGYYRSSTNKRAHPAASFTASKLIFGADNYYNPWGVDMTLDNYRFAEVPRIIDNDGENIRLLQGLRGSLGNWDWDTAVLWNRDEKSDVTHNRVSNLLMQEALNDPTEAAYNPLSGGVNSNIERALVDVRRDSKSELKSFDVKFSNNDLFNLPAGPVAALAGFEYREESFVDDRDPRLDGTIVFTDADGDTYPYVSDVVNSSPTPDNRGDRSVTSLFGELQVPVFDNFDLQLALRYEDFSDFGDTTVGKVAFGYRPVESLLLRGSWSEAFRAPNMVTINEEIVARNNTRIDWACVYAAENGGDPGQDVLDCENNIQRIAQGSVDLEAEESTNTSLGLVFTPMDGLTMTVDFWSIEKENTIGLLGEENHTLLDLYYRLQAGNGNCDGVGNSAVVRDEVGLDEAAIYEAAGICAAGDIAYVEDNYANLDTRTLEGYDLGVYYDLSTDFGEFSLKYNGSHLTKFDQEAGGDALLLVDAQASGGIPGNFPVAGFADLIQKNGNQKERHSLTLTWRYDRFGASLGGYSVGRFYDEDLTLEDGTRYWLPSMTTYDATVDYRFDYAGASNRVRLGVKNLTDERAPLADGYFGFFSDAHSDYGRYYYLSLRSSF